The Astyanax mexicanus isolate ESR-SI-001 chromosome 14, AstMex3_surface, whole genome shotgun sequence genome window below encodes:
- the disp2 gene encoding protein dispatched homolog 2 produces MDPLSALPEPDDAEITGGGAAAAEGPAQSEIPKVSLCPPDSEDAESPTYHPTIEGDQVNSVSRSASSSHLYDPVSQSRVYPSPQLQRCPCCGHHHQIHRNACLNHSNPPSHPDAVQTLHRCSPFHQPTCHNTLQCPWLQGSRDAGNYKPVQHHVVTVRTERLHRIPKSYSQVIVEYPKTVLISCVVVLLALSLVGILVGPLPDFSDPLLGFEPRGTDISIRMAAWTKLQENTEPGKMLSFTSQQFPDKSITQGVTSMTSRAQHHFKHPTRRMLHRDSAENSFFCDGLGDHYAQLVFRSGNSASLWSLKAIYSMCEMEQTQVRSDARFEKLCEVKPRDADSTGECCPSWSLGNFLALLNNVSSCFSLTAQQVSESLNLLRYCAPYYHHGSLVASCAERSKHGSCASVPHDCKRSVIIFQILHYLVDKDFLGPQTVEYQVPSLKYSVVFLPVTKGDQLMQIYLEHLDGKELTHNTTTITGMDLGIKQKLFKYYLSRDSVYPILTVLALLTAMALYLKSLILSVMSLAAVTLSLLTSYFFYKVAFGVTFYPLLNLSAILILLGSCSNQAFTFIDSWKLQMSHNPPAALEKRMHRVLQEMGYLILVSGLTSSVTFYSGYISSITVVRCFAVYLGTASLINTLLALVWLPCTVVLQERYAGKTSTFSNKPSWTPCCSKKIPGGFWHTSSRKRCLFKMGQKIRSLKRGLTDTSNLLFLKFLPCGVVKFRYIWVCWFAVLAAGGIYISCVDPGMKLPSSESRAAQLFRSSHPFERYDAEYRHQFMFERMKQGEDEPMTLTLIWGVVPKDDGDHFNPRSNGSFALDPEFNMTSYEAQKWLQDLCGKIRNQSFYAEPSAEHVGEAVKDNSCFVVDLIRWVSLRRCSEDVSEDAFSFCCNNISFPYPPHVFEQCLKVMAAEQQTEAQSPRTGGLRFDSHGQIAALVVVFKTNQRYSFSFNTTSHFYNQIASWFDTEIAGAPTGLKKGWFVSKLALYDLQQCLSRETLEVAGLSVALTFSLLLLTTWNILLSLYVTVAVGGSVFATIGLLVLLEWQLNSVEALFISAAAGMSVDFATNYCISYCLAPHNDRLGRVAHSLKRMGCPVAIGAGAYFCVGIIMLPATALLFRKLGIFLLLVKCVACGFATFFFQSLCCFFGPQKNCGRIILPCATERATENTLPSCSAAEPGAANPSANGTFGCGSGSGCRKSFSKEGGGGFLCPNQQRHRQQQAGVKREPEQYELQPLACHLSDSFENSTCTSKLSNRPSVLSDDIEFCGLSPKRDYDRISMEADSEEMGSKNPPPALQTSSPYKRSVLRAQSDLVKERLLCKKCRGQSVAGMKLWNASISSSSSMEDITGTEAKSIVNRRSLSMDEATACHPHKRLLSCQSQSSFEGLEDSNETCLSDIEPNVSVPPSVATESDGEPRPGHLNGKRDTLRLSLRETVYDNNSPGSGRGRTSQSDLPVIIPNSKPDMPDVWLKRDGRGEDSS; encoded by the exons ATGGATCCGCTTTCCGCCCTCCCGGAGCCAGATGATGCTGAAATAACAGGCGGCGGCGCGGCGGCAGCGGAGGGACCCGCTCAGAG TGAGATCCCGAAGGTGTCTCTGTGTCCCCCGGACAGTGAGGACGCAGAGTCCCCCACCTATCACCCCACTATAGAGGGAGATCAGGTAAACAGTGTGTCCAGATCAGCGTCCTCGTCTCACCTGTACGACCCGGTGTCTCAGAGCCGCGTCTACCCGTCCCCTCAGCTGCAGAGATGCCCGTGCTGCGGACACCACCACCAGATCCACCGCAACGCCTGCCTGAACCACAGCAACCCTCCGTCCCACCCCGACGCCGTCCAGACGCTCCACAGGTGCAGTCCCTTCCACCAGCCCACCTGTCACAACACCCTGCAGTGCCCCTGGCTGCAGGGGTCACGAGACGCAGGAAACTACAAACCTGTTCAGCATCACGTGGTGACAGTCAG GACTGAGAGACTCCACCGGATCCCCAAAAG TTACTCGCAGGTTATAGTGGAATACCCGAAGACAGTACTGATCTCCTGTGTGGTGGTTCTCCTGGCGTTATCACTGGTGGGGATTTTGGTCGGCCCCTTGCCGGACTTCTCTGATCCTTTATTA GGGTTCGAGCCCCGTGGAACAGATATTAGTATCCGGATGGCAGCCTGGACCAAACTGCAGGAAAACACAGAGCCTGGGAAAATGCTGTCTTTCACTTCTCAGCAGTTTCCAGATAAGAGCATAACACA AGGGGTCACCAGTATGACCAGCAGAGCTCAGCATCACTTCAAACATCCCACCAGGAGAATGCTGCACCGAGACTCTGCTGAAAACAGCTTCTTCTGCGATGGTTTAG GCGATCACTACGCCCAGCTGGTCTTCCGCTCGGGAAACTCTGCCAGTCTCTGGAGTCTGAAGGCCATTTACTCCATGTGTGAGATGGAACAGACTCAG GTTCGCTCAGATGCACGCTTTGAAAAACTGTGTGAGGTCAAACCGAGGGATGCTGACTCTACGGGGGAATGCTGTCCGAGCTGGTCTCTGGGAAACTTCCTGGCACTTCTCAACAACGTCTCGTCCTGCTTCAGTCTCACAGCGCAGCAAGTTTCTGAGAGTCTGAACCTGCTCAGATACTGCGCTCCGTACTACCACCATGGAAGCCTGGTGGCTTCGTGTGCAGAAAGAAGCAAACATGGATCCTGTGCATCTGTTCCACACGACTGCAAACGCTCCGTCATCATCTTCCAGATTCTACACTACCTGGTGGATAAGGATTTTCTCGGCCCTCAGACTGTTGAGTACCAGGTTCCATCTTTAAAATACAGCGTCGTGTTTCTACCAGTGACAAAAGGAGATCAGTTAATGCAGATTTATTTGGAACATCTTGACGGGAAAGAGCTCACTCATAACACCACCACCATAACGGGGATGGACCTGGGGATTAAACAAAAGCTTTTCAAGTATTACCTCTCGAGAGACTCAGTCTACCCGATCCTTACCGTCCTCGCTCTACTGACTGCAATGGCCTTATACCTCAAATCCTTAATTTTGTCAGTTATGTCCCTGGCTGCGGTCACTTTATCACTTTTGACGTCGTATTTCTTCTATAAAGTCGCCTTCGGCGTGACTTTTTATCCGCTCCTCAATCTTTCAGCGATTCTGATCCTTCTGGGAAGCTGCTCCAATCAAGCCTTTACTTTTATTGACTCCTGGAAGTTACAAATGAGCCATAATCCTCCAGCTGCACTAGAAAAGAGAATGCACCGGGTCCTGCAGGAAATGGGGTACCTGATATTGGTGTCCGGCCTGACCTCTAGCGTCACGTTCTACTCAGGCTACATAAGCAGTATCACAGTGGTGAGGTGCTTCGCTGTGTACCTTGGTACCGCTTCTTTAATCAATACGCTGCTCGCTCTGGTTTGGCTCCCCTGTACGGTTGTGTTGCAAGAGCGCTACGCAGGAAAGACGTCAACTTTTTCTAACAAGCCATCATGGACGCCATGCTGTTCTAAAAAAATTCCTGGGGGATTCTGGCACACGAGTTCCAGGAAGCGGTGCCTTTTTAAAATGGGACAGAAAATTCGCAGTCTCAAGCGAGGTCTTACCGATACATCGAATTTACTTTTCCTGAAATTCCTTCCCTGTGGCGTAGTGAAGTTTCGGTACATATGGGTCTGCTGGTTTGCGGTGCTGGCTGCGGGAGGAATTTACATATCCTGTGTTGATCCAGGAATGAAATTACCGTCCTCGGAGAGTCGAGCAGCTCAACTGTTCCGCTCCAGCCATCCTTTCGAGAGGTACGATGCAGAATACCGCCACCAGTTCATGTTTGAGCGAATGAAACAAGGAGAGGATGAACCCATGACCTTGACTCTGATTTGGGGAGTCGTACCGAAAGACGACGGCGATCATTTCAATCCAAGAAGCAACGGCTCCTTCGCCTTGGATCCGGAATTCAACATGACCAGTTATGAAGCTCAAAAATGGTTGCAGGACTTGTGTGGAAAGATCAGAAACCAGAGCTTTTATGCAGAGCCGTCGGCCGAACACGTGGGTGAAGCAGTGAAGGACAACAGCTGCTTTGTGGTCGACTTGATTCGCTGGGTGTCTCTCCGCCGCTGCTCTGAGGATGTGAGCGAGGATGCTTTCAGCTTCTGCTGCAACAACATCTCTTTTCCCTACCCGCCTCACGTTTTTGAACAGTGCCTCAAAGTTATGGCGGCAGAGCAGCAAACAGAGGCTCAATCGCCCAGGACTGGAGGTCTTCGGTTTGATTCGCACGGTCAAATCGCTGCCCTAGTTGTAGTGTTCAAGACTAACCAGCGTTACAGCTTCAGTTTCAACACGACCTCACATTTCTACAATCAGATTGCGTCTTGGTTTGATACAGAGATTGCTGGAGCTCCAACAGGACTCAAGAAAGGCTGGTTTGTGAGCAAATTAGCGCTGTATGACCTCCAGCAGTGCCTGAGCAGGGAAACCTTAGAGGTCGCAGGCCTTTCAGTAGCACTTACGTTTTCCTTGCTTCTGCTTACCACGTGGAATATCCTTCTGAGCCTTTACGTCACGGTTGCGGTGGGGGGAAGTGTTTTTGCAACCATTGGCCTGCTTGTGCTTCTGGAATGGCAGTTAAATAGCGTGGAAGCCCTGTTTATTTCGGCTGCTGCGGGAATGTCTGTTGACTTTGCAACCAATTACTGCATTTCCTACTGTCTGGCTCCACACAACGACAGACTGGGCAGAGTAGCACATTCCTTAAAGAGAATGGGTTGTCCTGTAGCCATAGGGGCTGGAGCTTATTTTTGCGTGGGCATTATCATGCTACCAGCGACTGCTTTGCTTTTCCGTAAGCTGGGGATTTTTCTACTTCTTGTGAAGTGCGTGGCTTGCGGATTTGCCACTTTCTTCTTTCAATCGCTCTGCTGCTTCTTTGGTCCTCAGAAGAACTGTGGGAGAATAATTCTACCCTGTGCGACAGAGAGAGCCACGGAAAATACACTGCCTTCATGTTCAGCCGCAGAACCCGGAGCTGCCAATCCTTCCGCTAACGGAACGTTCGGCTGCGGCTCAGGATCCGGATGCAGAAAGAGCTTCAGTAAGGAAGGCGGCGGAGGGTTCCTCTGCCCGAATCAACAGCGTCACCGGCAGCAGCAGGCAGGGGTGAAGAGGGAGCCGGAGCAGTACGAGCTTCAGCCGCTAGCCTGTCATCTGAGTGACAGCTTTGAGAATAGCACTTGCACCAGCAAGCTGTCCAACAGACCTTCTGTGCTTTCGGATGACATAGAGTTCTGTGGTCTCAGTCCAAAGCGCGATTATGACAGGATTAGCATGGAAGCTGACAGTGAGGAGATGGGAAGCAAGAACCCTCCCCCAGCACTGCAAACCTCCTCCCCGTACAAGAGGAGCGTCCTGCGAGCTCAGAGTGATCTAGTGAAGGAGAGGCTTCTGTGCAAGAAATGTCGCGGCCAATCTGTTGCCGGAATGAAGCTCTGGAACGCTTCCATATCGTCATCTTCCAGCATGGAAGATATCACAGGAACCGAGGCGAAGAGCATCGTCAACAGAAGGTCACTGTCTATGGACGAAGCCACGGCGTGTCATCCACATAAACGACTTCTTTCGTGTCAGTCTCAAAGCTCTTTCGAGGGACTCGAGGATTCTAACGAGACGTGCTTGAGTGACATTGAGCCCAACGTCTCGGTCCCTCCGTCCGTCGCGACGGAGAGCGACGGCGAGCCACGACCCGGCCACCTTAACGGCAAGAGAGACACTCTGCGTCTGTCCTTGAGAGAAACTGTTTACGACAATAACTCTCCAGGTTCTGGAAGGGGACGGACGAGCCAAAGCGACCTACCGGTGATCATTCCGAACAGTAAGCCAGACATGCCAGACGTCTGGCTGAAGAGGGACGGCCGAGGCGAGGACAGCAGCTGA